One genomic window of Leptospira johnsonii includes the following:
- a CDS encoding LIC20162 family protein → MNKSSKSKSVWWNWESSEPELRSSKVKKSTLRINYIPPFFGILVYGVFLFYLFPVRTLVSTWIFKFVELLQITKVLKLSLLTDKRLYDYTALFVISYIAFAFFLDLVRFLRKNLFQVFVTEENRLAVTKWGLLGKETIRWNPDQTGLQIHHKSGWFRSLLGLEKLSFRIHLSETENSVLAESPYFFSKSNREFLSSVFRSV, encoded by the coding sequence ATGAACAAATCCAGCAAATCCAAATCCGTATGGTGGAATTGGGAGAGCTCCGAACCAGAGCTCAGATCTTCTAAGGTCAAAAAAAGTACATTAAGGATCAATTATATACCTCCTTTTTTTGGGATCTTAGTTTACGGAGTATTTTTATTCTATTTATTCCCCGTTAGGACCTTAGTTTCAACCTGGATCTTTAAATTTGTGGAGTTACTCCAGATCACCAAGGTATTAAAACTTTCTCTTTTAACGGATAAAAGATTATACGACTATACCGCACTTTTTGTGATCTCTTATATCGCATTCGCATTCTTCTTAGATTTAGTCCGATTCTTGAGGAAAAACCTATTTCAAGTTTTTGTTACGGAAGAAAATAGGCTCGCAGTTACCAAGTGGGGACTTTTAGGAAAAGAGACCATTCGCTGGAATCCGGACCAAACAGGTTTACAGATCCATCATAAATCAGGTTGGTTCCGTTCTCTCTTAGGTTTGGAAAAATTATCTTTTAGGATCCATCTTTCCGAGACTGAAAATTCAGTATTGGCAGAATCTCCTTATTTCTTCTCCAAAAGTAATCGGGAATTTTTATCTTCCGTTTTCAGATCCGTTTAA
- a CDS encoding MBOAT family O-acyltransferase: MIFTSTLFFVFFLIVYVLYWSWESRKYREWILLIASLVFYASWNPPFLLHLMGIVFVNYLFLKPIAKTKSKKLLTIIVLIDLINLGIFKYFYFVSDNLFYVTNLSLFDTSTFSFRIILPLAISFYTFQVMAFVIDVYRGKVEELPNFFHFTLFLLFFPQLVAGPIMRAKDFFPRLEQLRIHKTAIYTGLFLIGLGACKKILIADNLGTLIDPVFLRPKEYGSGSLLLATIGFTWQVYSDFSGYTDVARGCAFLFGFNIPRNFNAPFFSKNIHELWRKWHITLGTWLKDYIYIPLGGSRISEFRTNINQTITFALGGLWHGANWTFLAWGLSHGLFLFVERYLERKGIRILPEAGKFFRGVRIFWTYLLFTLAAVFFRSFNIGDSFFFFESWFYHFRPEQANTLSFNLAIPYIIGGIIFHAAEAPSHYPLWFQRNRTKLLLAFLLIGALIFGNYAGKGQDFIYFAF; encoded by the coding sequence ATGATCTTTACCTCCACTTTATTCTTCGTATTCTTCCTGATCGTTTATGTTCTGTACTGGTCTTGGGAAAGTCGTAAGTACAGAGAATGGATCCTTCTCATAGCCTCTTTGGTATTTTACGCTTCCTGGAATCCTCCCTTTCTTTTGCATCTTATGGGGATCGTATTCGTAAATTATCTTTTTCTAAAGCCGATCGCTAAGACAAAAAGTAAAAAGCTTCTTACAATTATTGTTCTGATAGATCTGATCAATTTAGGGATATTCAAATATTTCTATTTCGTTTCTGACAATCTTTTCTATGTAACAAATTTGTCTCTATTCGATACGAGCACATTTTCGTTCAGGATCATTCTTCCTTTAGCGATCAGCTTTTACACATTTCAGGTAATGGCATTCGTAATAGATGTATATCGCGGAAAAGTAGAAGAACTTCCGAACTTCTTTCATTTCACTTTGTTCTTACTATTCTTTCCTCAATTGGTCGCGGGGCCAATCATGAGGGCAAAAGACTTTTTCCCAAGATTAGAACAATTACGTATTCATAAAACTGCGATCTATACCGGACTATTTTTAATCGGGTTAGGAGCTTGTAAAAAGATCCTAATCGCCGATAACTTAGGAACTTTGATCGATCCGGTGTTTTTAAGACCGAAAGAATACGGAAGTGGGTCCTTACTCTTAGCAACCATCGGATTTACCTGGCAAGTGTATTCGGACTTTTCAGGATATACAGACGTAGCCAGGGGTTGTGCTTTTTTATTCGGGTTTAATATTCCAAGAAACTTTAACGCTCCATTCTTCAGTAAGAATATCCATGAACTTTGGAGGAAATGGCATATCACCTTGGGCACCTGGCTCAAGGATTATATCTATATTCCTTTAGGTGGAAGTAGGATCTCCGAATTCAGGACAAATATTAACCAAACGATCACATTCGCTCTTGGCGGTTTATGGCATGGAGCCAACTGGACTTTCTTAGCCTGGGGACTTTCTCACGGATTATTTTTGTTCGTGGAAAGATACCTGGAAAGAAAAGGTATAAGAATTTTACCTGAAGCAGGAAAATTTTTCCGAGGGGTTCGGATCTTCTGGACCTATCTCTTATTTACTCTTGCAGCAGTATTCTTCCGTTCTTTCAATATAGGAGATTCTTTTTTCTTTTTTGAAAGTTGGTTCTATCATTTCCGTCCAGAACAAGCCAATACTCTTTCTTTCAATTTAGCGATTCCTTATATTATCGGTGGGATCATTTTTCATGCTGCAGAAGCCCCATCCCATTATCCTCTTTGGTTCCAAAGAAATAGGACCAAACTTTTACTTGCCTTTCTTTTGATCGGAGCTTTGATCTTCGGTAACTACGCAGGCAAGGGACAAGACTTCATCTACTTTGCATTTTAA
- a CDS encoding glycosyltransferase family 4 protein has product MLKKENLKYKPRVAVDARPLSYGITGNSRYLAEVLQRLLRPDSPLEYYLYSNKPIHPIFNHLIGLTPTFIPSKLPGVLWLNFTIPSLVKKHRIDLFWGTLQLLPAFGLKVPTLVNYHDLNFKSAPETMTTANYWQHKILSPITLKKADKVLCLSQNTKNDILNFLPELEPKLEVVYPGVQGFGSLSAPEKTLPKNFLFSVGTLEPRKNLSTLVEAYLSLKKEEPNFPYPLVLAGRLGWKSEGLTSLLKEGGLEKDGIYFIENPDDSKLGWLYKNCSYFIFPSLHEGFGLPLLEAIRENKPCIVSDIPVFHEVLDELTDSFVSPKNLEAWKNALSLAGKKGIYDRKPSRNDWSWDSTAKLVENSLVELWKSRKKNP; this is encoded by the coding sequence ATGCTAAAAAAGGAAAATTTAAAATACAAACCAAGAGTCGCAGTGGATGCGAGGCCCTTGTCTTACGGGATCACAGGAAATTCCAGATATCTTGCAGAAGTTCTGCAAAGGCTTTTGCGTCCCGATTCTCCTTTAGAATATTATCTTTATTCAAATAAGCCGATCCATCCTATTTTTAATCACCTGATAGGACTTACTCCTACTTTTATTCCAAGTAAACTCCCGGGAGTCTTATGGTTGAACTTTACCATACCCTCCTTAGTGAAAAAGCATAGAATAGATCTGTTTTGGGGAACCTTACAATTACTTCCTGCATTCGGCCTAAAAGTTCCTACATTGGTAAACTATCATGATCTAAATTTCAAATCCGCCCCGGAGACAATGACCACTGCGAATTATTGGCAACATAAGATCTTATCTCCGATCACTTTAAAAAAAGCGGATAAGGTTCTCTGTCTTTCTCAAAATACGAAAAATGATATTCTAAACTTTTTACCCGAATTAGAACCTAAACTAGAAGTTGTTTATCCGGGAGTCCAAGGGTTCGGATCATTATCCGCTCCCGAAAAAACTCTGCCTAAAAATTTCCTTTTTTCTGTGGGAACGTTGGAACCTAGAAAGAATTTAAGCACTCTTGTAGAGGCTTACCTTTCCCTAAAAAAAGAAGAACCGAACTTCCCTTATCCTTTGGTTCTTGCAGGGAGACTAGGCTGGAAGTCTGAGGGACTTACCTCTCTTTTAAAAGAAGGCGGTTTGGAGAAGGACGGGATCTATTTTATAGAAAACCCTGACGATTCTAAGCTCGGTTGGCTTTATAAAAATTGCTCTTACTTTATCTTCCCGTCTTTGCATGAAGGTTTTGGCCTTCCTTTACTTGAGGCAATCCGGGAAAACAAACCTTGTATCGTTTCGGATATTCCAGTGTTTCACGAGGTTTTAGATGAGCTTACCGATTCTTTCGTTTCTCCTAAGAATTTGGAGGCTTGGAAAAACGCACTTTCCTTAGCCGGTAAAAAAGGGATCTATGACAGAAAGCCGAGTAGAAACGATTGGTCTTGGGATTCCACCGCAAAACTAGTCGAAAATTCACTCGTAGAACTTTGGAAATCAAGAAAGAAAAACCCCTAG
- a CDS encoding glycosyltransferase family 87 protein — protein MRIDLKKSGPVLAFFLFLAFLYANGFSRTDQSSDFSDYYEASRNFKQGKDLYSLDALSEVVQEFESGKLNINQIFDPEVFFRIKAKVENVGSYIYPPTFAFLLIPISGLPFEVASKIFFTINFIALILSLLLIGKLLGREKSFLFLSAVLLLSLRFVENHQNNNQVGFLLLLLILVSVSVQKDWLSGLVLSLAIVIKITPAAFLFYFLYKKRPMVIVYTVIFALGWIALPALYNPEFTWKMNQTWYDLVLDKYLKSPALRAWKNNQSLNSTLSKYFLSYSDLLNQGRFGMPFAALTINQVKVISGLLSLGIAGPYLYKVYKGASEGFVLSGLFFFSIIFSGISWIHAFVFLLFPTAFALSKLWPEQGEQFLIWEKWKAKLVEYRSATIFISISIMVLLLNRSFIGNVAEEAILMFSFLLYTSLIQYACIFYSDPID, from the coding sequence ATGCGGATCGACCTGAAAAAGTCCGGCCCTGTTTTAGCATTCTTTCTATTCTTAGCTTTTCTTTATGCAAACGGGTTCAGCCGCACGGACCAATCCTCGGATTTTTCGGACTATTACGAAGCCTCCCGCAATTTCAAACAAGGCAAGGACCTTTATAGCCTGGACGCGTTGTCCGAAGTGGTCCAAGAATTCGAAAGCGGCAAATTAAATATAAACCAGATATTCGATCCGGAAGTATTTTTTAGGATCAAAGCAAAAGTGGAAAATGTCGGCTCTTATATTTATCCGCCAACTTTTGCGTTCTTGCTCATCCCGATTTCAGGCCTTCCATTCGAAGTTGCCTCCAAGATCTTTTTTACGATCAATTTTATAGCTTTGATCTTAAGTCTTCTCTTGATAGGAAAACTTTTAGGAAGAGAGAAGTCCTTTTTATTCTTATCTGCGGTTTTACTTTTATCCTTACGATTTGTAGAGAATCACCAAAACAATAACCAAGTTGGATTCTTGTTACTATTACTGATCTTGGTTTCCGTTTCCGTACAAAAGGATTGGCTGTCCGGACTAGTTTTATCTCTTGCAATTGTGATCAAGATCACTCCTGCTGCGTTCTTATTTTATTTCTTATACAAAAAAAGACCGATGGTAATCGTCTATACCGTCATCTTTGCTTTGGGTTGGATCGCGCTACCTGCATTGTATAATCCCGAGTTCACTTGGAAAATGAACCAGACCTGGTATGATTTGGTTTTAGATAAATATCTCAAATCACCTGCCTTAAGAGCTTGGAAGAATAACCAAAGTTTGAATTCTACTCTATCAAAATACTTTCTATCATATTCGGATCTACTAAACCAGGGAAGATTCGGGATGCCGTTTGCTGCTTTAACAATAAATCAGGTAAAGGTCATCTCCGGACTTTTAAGTTTGGGGATCGCAGGTCCTTATTTATATAAAGTATATAAAGGCGCCTCGGAAGGTTTTGTTCTATCCGGACTATTCTTCTTTTCCATAATTTTTAGCGGGATTTCTTGGATCCATGCATTCGTATTCTTATTATTTCCTACTGCTTTTGCTCTCTCCAAACTTTGGCCAGAACAAGGAGAGCAGTTTCTGATCTGGGAAAAATGGAAAGCAAAACTTGTAGAATACAGATCCGCTACGATCTTTATCTCAATTTCCATAATGGTTCTACTCTTAAACAGAAGTTTTATAGGAAATGTTGCAGAAGAAGCTATACTCATGTTTTCCTTTTTATTATACACTTCTTTAATACAGTACGCATGTATTTTCTATTCGGATCCTATCGATTAA
- the queA gene encoding tRNA preQ1(34) S-adenosylmethionine ribosyltransferase-isomerase QueA, with amino-acid sequence MEFQDLSDFDFELPEDQIAKFPAAKRDKSRLLVLGRTQDFLKEETEFSKIIGYLREGDVLVANATRVSKRRVFLITKTGRRHEAMFLSETEPGVWKTLTRNSKKLKLGDIVSDEISGKFQFSVGGKEEEFTIFRSETPLDENSFELIGRTPIPPYFKRESTSEDDVRYQTVYSKNLGSVAAPTAGLHFTPELLEELKNRKIEFLKLELKVGYGTFQSLNEDHFANKKLHEEEFDLPSETKNVLDFAKKNGKRIISVGTTTLRALESAYDPNTKTFRAGEGKTRLFLQPEDSILSCEGLITNFHLPQSSLLLLVSAFAEKEKILKAYKFAIEQKFRFFSYGDSMLILDPEKV; translated from the coding sequence ATGGAATTCCAAGATCTGTCCGATTTTGATTTCGAACTTCCCGAAGACCAGATCGCAAAATTTCCTGCGGCTAAAAGAGATAAGAGTAGGCTACTCGTCTTGGGAAGGACCCAGGATTTCTTAAAAGAAGAAACCGAATTTTCAAAGATAATAGGCTATCTCCGAGAAGGAGATGTGCTTGTCGCAAATGCGACTCGTGTTTCCAAACGAAGAGTATTCCTTATCACTAAAACAGGAAGAAGACATGAGGCAATGTTCCTTTCGGAAACAGAACCAGGGGTATGGAAAACGCTTACTCGGAATTCTAAAAAATTGAAGTTAGGAGATATAGTCTCTGACGAGATAAGCGGAAAATTCCAGTTTTCAGTTGGAGGAAAGGAAGAAGAATTTACCATCTTTAGATCCGAAACCCCGCTTGATGAAAACTCATTTGAGCTCATAGGCCGCACTCCCATTCCTCCTTACTTTAAAAGAGAAAGTACTTCAGAAGATGATGTTCGTTATCAAACTGTGTATTCTAAAAATCTGGGTTCAGTAGCCGCTCCTACAGCCGGTTTACATTTTACTCCGGAACTCTTAGAAGAACTCAAAAACCGAAAGATAGAATTTCTAAAACTAGAATTGAAAGTAGGTTACGGCACATTCCAATCCTTGAACGAAGATCATTTCGCGAACAAAAAACTCCATGAAGAAGAATTCGATCTTCCTTCCGAAACCAAAAACGTTTTGGATTTTGCCAAGAAGAACGGCAAAAGGATTATTTCTGTAGGCACTACTACACTTAGGGCCTTGGAATCCGCTTACGATCCAAACACTAAAACCTTCAGAGCGGGAGAAGGAAAAACGAGGCTATTCCTGCAGCCGGAAGATTCTATCCTAAGTTGCGAAGGTTTGATCACGAATTTTCACCTTCCCCAGAGTAGCTTGCTCCTGCTAGTAAGTGCATTTGCGGAAAAAGAAAAAATACTGAAGGCCTACAAATTCGCCATAGAACAAAAGTTTCGTTTCTTTTCCTACGGAGATTCCATGCTGATTTTGGATCCTGAAAAAGTCTGA
- a CDS encoding MBOAT family O-acyltransferase yields MLFNSAHFLVFLPIVLILAKILKGTYQRVFLLLASLYFYNAWHPASIVCDDIRTSTWYENWIDLSFCNLNINLYIIILIVSMIVDYVAGRLMSKEGVSEKFRRLCLIASLITNLGILAYFKYTNFLLEVFADIFNQISSGEPLKIEHLKIILPVGISFYTFQSMSYTIDVFRRNLEARKSFLDFALYVSFFPQLVAGPIVRAHTFFRDLDDTPKVTAEDVQIAFAQILMGFTRKIVFADNLAKVVDFTFTNYKILNPAEIWVGAMAFGWQIYFDFAGYTDIAIGTARLFGYKFDPNFNFPMVARNIADHWSRWHISFSTWIRDYIYIPLGGSRVGVLKGYRNLFITWLFAGIWHGAAYHFVGWGLWQGIMLGIHREYSKTKLAIWLNERGGLSYDIGARIFTMFCLSFGFIMFRAKTMKAAWAMMKSLVFAVPGGIYSVKTFVNYDYGILLVICFILSYYFSRNTIETIVENKKKFGVFVTANLFIILFFGAGGQNFLYFDF; encoded by the coding sequence ATGCTGTTCAATTCAGCCCATTTTCTCGTATTTTTGCCGATCGTTTTGATCCTAGCAAAGATCCTAAAAGGTACATACCAAAGGGTTTTCCTACTTCTTGCCAGTCTCTACTTCTATAACGCTTGGCACCCTGCTTCCATAGTTTGTGACGATATCAGGACCTCTACCTGGTACGAGAACTGGATCGATCTATCCTTCTGTAATCTTAATATTAACTTATACATCATCATCTTGATCGTCTCCATGATCGTGGACTACGTTGCAGGAAGACTGATGAGTAAAGAAGGAGTCTCTGAAAAATTCAGAAGACTCTGTTTGATCGCATCTCTCATCACAAATCTTGGGATCTTAGCATATTTCAAATACACAAACTTCCTTCTAGAAGTTTTTGCGGACATATTCAATCAGATCTCCTCCGGCGAACCGCTTAAGATAGAACATCTGAAGATCATTCTGCCTGTCGGTATTTCCTTTTATACATTCCAGTCCATGAGTTATACAATAGATGTATTTCGCAGGAACCTGGAAGCTCGTAAGTCCTTCTTGGATTTTGCGTTGTACGTTTCCTTCTTCCCTCAATTGGTGGCGGGACCTATCGTTCGTGCTCACACTTTCTTTAGGGATTTGGACGATACTCCTAAGGTCACCGCAGAGGATGTGCAGATCGCCTTTGCTCAGATCCTGATGGGATTCACTAGAAAGATCGTATTCGCGGATAACCTGGCAAAGGTAGTAGACTTTACATTCACTAATTATAAAATTCTAAACCCCGCGGAGATATGGGTCGGAGCAATGGCTTTCGGCTGGCAGATATATTTCGACTTTGCGGGTTATACAGATATTGCGATCGGAACAGCGAGACTTTTCGGCTACAAATTCGACCCGAACTTTAACTTTCCGATGGTGGCAAGAAATATCGCAGACCATTGGTCTCGTTGGCATATCTCCTTTTCCACTTGGATCAGGGATTATATCTATATCCCTCTCGGCGGTTCTAGAGTAGGAGTTTTAAAAGGATATAGAAACCTTTTTATCACTTGGTTATTCGCCGGTATCTGGCACGGAGCGGCTTACCACTTCGTCGGATGGGGACTCTGGCAAGGGATCATGCTCGGAATTCATAGAGAATATTCCAAAACCAAACTTGCTATCTGGCTGAACGAAAGAGGAGGTTTAAGCTACGATATCGGCGCAAGAATCTTCACAATGTTCTGTCTGTCCTTCGGGTTTATCATGTTCCGTGCAAAAACGATGAAAGCTGCCTGGGCAATGATGAAATCCCTGGTATTTGCAGTACCCGGTGGGATCTACTCTGTTAAAACATTCGTAAATTACGATTACGGAATATTGCTCGTGATCTGTTTCATTCTTTCCTATTATTTCTCCCGAAACACGATAGAAACGATCGTAGAAAATAAGAAAAAGTTCGGGGTATTCGTTACAGCGAATCTATTTATCATTCTGTTCTTCGGAGCAGGAGGCCAAAACTTCCTGTATTTCGATTTCTGA